The region cagaaaaacccactaaagaGCCATCGTAAGGCAACAAGTCAGATTCAGTTAGCCCCAATTTTTCAAAAGCatcaccataaatcaaatccgccgagcttccttgatccagaagtaccctctcaatttcgtaatcagcaattctcagcattacaacaattggatcgtcttcaTGAGGTtgaactccctcaaaatctcgcacaataaaagttatatcgggttgattggttgcccaacttccccaatcattagaataaacaacattaatggaatgaacgtacctcttacgagctgaattagtagttcctccgccacgaaatccacaaaaaatagaatgaatccGCCCCTTCGCCTTTCCATCTGACTGCTTATTTTGTTCATCATTATCAATCTCCTTTCCCTTTTCATCACGCTTTGTTGAAGTTTCTGCCTTATTTGAATTGTTTCGCCCAGCTAAGTGTTGCATGCATCCAGCCTTTATCAGTTTTTCAATCTCCTTTCGCAAAGTGAAGCAATCATCAGTGTCGTGTCCCGAGATTCTATGATACTCACATCACTTTCTCTTATCCACGTTGTTGCTTGTTGGTTGTTTTGGTTGCCGAGGAAAACGGATTACATTCGCCTCCAAGCACGTGTGTAAAGCCTCGGTtaaattaaccgccaaaggtgTTACACGATCATTTTGATTCCgggtccacgtcatcgaatgtccATACCCACGAGTCCCATATGGTTGAGCATGATGTTTAAATTGAGAACGGTTATCATAACGGTTCCTGCAATTGCATCCTTTATCCCCACGTTCAGCCGATCCTTTTGAACGCTGATCGGTAACTGCTCCCCTCTTCGCCTCAAACTGTTGTTGTTGTCCTGTATACGCCGCATTCGGGCGGTTTTTCTTGACTTgatcactttgctcctcccTTATGAATCCTTGAACTCTTACACGTAACTGTGCCATCGTCTCTACCGGCTTTCTGCTTAAATTGCTGTTCAAACTCCCAGGCCTTAAGCCTAACTCAAAcgctgcaatgcaaatttctggcatcttatcctccaaatgaacagacAATTGATTAAATCGCCCCATATATGACTGTAAAGTTtcatttggtccttgacgaacattAAACAATGTCGCCGGTGTAACCTTCTTAGCACGGCTGGTTGAAAATTGAGACAAAAACTTCGCCGATAACTCTGTGAAATTCACAATTGAACGTGAAGGCAAAGTGGTAAACCAAATCATTGCCGATTTCTTGAAAGTCGAAGGAAGCATCTTGCATTTGAGTGCATCTGATGCTCCCACAAtaaccatcttcgtgttgaaatacaccaaaTGGTCCTTAGGATCAATATCGCCATAATACGAATCCAAAACAAGCGTCTTCAGGTTGTCCGGAACGGTAGTGTTTGCTATTTCTTCTGTGAAGGGTTGGAAATCCACCACCGTTTCCGCCATCCTTCGATCGCCCTCTCTTAGCCCATGTGTCTGGTTgagatcagtaagttgattcTGAAGTTGCTGATTGTGTTGACGGAGATCATTAAGATCATCCATGATCCGTTGGAGAACGTCGGGAGAAACACCATCAGGAGGATTTTggttcctctctccgttcgccccaGATCGAGTCACCATTGTTCCTGCGTATGAAGCCTAGGAAAAGTtccttcggccccacggtgggcgccaatgttccggtatggaaccttAGACGTGGGCTAATCAAACTGAGAGCAAGCGAAGTAAATGACAACTAGGAAAattgcgtgaaatgataggtccccctaccgcttgggtggtgcctttatttatagcttgggtttttaGTCCGAATGGACCATGGGTGACCCGGCCCATTAAGTACAGAATATTGATTAGCCCCATTACATGATAACTTGGTTCGCCCATATCAGACCACATGGATTGCTTGTGGTTGTTGTTTAATGTTAAAATTCAATCAGGTCAATGCTTGCTTACAGTTGGTTGGTTTAGTTCGTAAAATAAGTCAACTAACCAACAAAATGGAACcaaatttgattattttgatTTAGATCTTCGTATGAAATTATGAATATGATCCATTTGGAGGATAGAAGATCTGGTCCCCACGCAATGAATGCATGAGAACGTGAATTCCCTTTCTTTCTTCACTTGTGCTCATATATGGATCTCCGCCGACAATAGCGTTACTCTCCACAAGTCAGAATCTGAAATGATGATGGATGCAGAATGCTTCCAAAGATTCCACCACTTTCATGTGAGGAAAACGATGCGTGATGCATTCATTCATTCACTCTTACTACTAGTACTTGCCAAATTCATTCACCCCCGGCTCCTTTAAAATAACGTTTGCCAAATATTGTACTACATAAGTAGTAAGTAGTAACAAAATTATTTCATGTGATAAAAAGTGGATATCTTAACCCATAAATTAAGAATTTGATTCTTAGGAGTAGCAAATTTTAAcacacaaaaaaattatttcatatatttatatatgctaaaaaacatttttggcccctgatgttttaagtttgtgcaaattctgcctctactctatttttgtcgacgtttctacccctcatgttttcaaacagtgcaccgtctacccctctaTCAGTATTTTATACACGTTTTAACAACTAattatttctttaaaaataaaacttgttTTTTACACAAGTGTATTTTGACAATAGATAAATCATTGACTACAAAATATGATATATTTTCCTAGATGAGAATCGAAATTTCAACCTCAAAGCTAAGAGATGATGTGAACAACTATCATACCACACCTATTgcgtaaaataatttttttaatggttaaaataacttttttgaACACACACTTCAACACATTGCATAAattgatataaatttaaaaatttgagCACTTTAAAGTGTAACTGTTTTGACATTTGAAAAGATACACTAATCATAAAGAGTGTGAGAGAATGTGTTAGTTAATAGGACTCTTTTATtcttaataataattttaactaATAACAAAATTATAGTATGTGTTTTGGGGCTTATAATCAAACTTTTATTGTTTGGTTCGGAGTTCACCATGACTCTTCACCCTTCAATACTTTCATTTAACTGACCAAGTGAGCTTCCCATCCCTTAGTGACCAAAACAtagaatatattttttcttcatttccttaAGTTAGCACtgtaaaaaaataaggaaaaaacaGAATAAAACATGAAGAGTTGGACCTGATTCATTGACTATCATGATTCAAAAAGACAAAATTGGAGTTTTCCAAATTTCCATctatcatcaattcatcatatTCTGTAGTATTTTTCTCACTTGagaaattcaattaaaaaaagagagaaagaaaaccaGAATTCGAAGAAGAGACAACTCATCAGAATTACAGATAAGACACAGCCAGCCTTGCTACAGCTTTGTAAGCATTTTCCATTTTCCAAGCACTTCTCTCGTTTCCATTCCACTCACTGTTTCACTTCGTTCTCCTTATTCAACACGTTACGTACCTCGAGTTTCTTTTATAACTGCACACACTTCATCATCGATCGTCAGATCTCGTTCTGATCGGCGATCGGAGTAATGGACGGTTACGATGGAACGGTTAGGCTCGGTGCCATTCACCTGAAGCACAACGATCGCGCCGCCGGCGACTTTGACTCCGGCCCCGACGTCTCCGTTTCTTCTCCGGTCACGCGGCAGAAAGCCGCCGCTGCTAAGCAATTCATCGAGAATCATTACAAGAATTATCTTCAAGGTTTGCAGGATCGCAAGGACAGGTAACGTACCTACCTCGCATTTCACTCTTTCCTTTCTGATTTGATTTCTTTCTCGCATTTATTGATAACAATTCGATTATTTTCTCTAATCTAATGCTCGTTTTAGCAACAATTACGTGATAATCATTCTCAGTTTTCACTGCTTATCATAATCAGATTCATCTCTCTCTGTTCATCAGTCTAATGATGAATTGAAAGTTTCAACTTAAGTAGATTTAATTTAATCGGTGAAATTAGATTTAATTTTAGAAACTAATGAATAATCAATCATAGCGTAATTTTAGAAATTACGTGAAAAGATTATATTATATGTATGTGAATCAGTGAATGTTCAATTGGACTAAGATTTGGAATTTGTGTTTAGTGTGGTATGATATGACATGATTGAATTTGATCTTAAGTTAAGTGGATCTGTTAATTAATTGAAGTTTGTTATGACTCTGATTCAGACGTAGAGCACTTCAAAGGAAAGTGCAGGAATCTCAAGTATCAGCTGAAGAGCAGGAGGAGATGATGAGGAATTTGGCGCGCAGAGAAACTGAGTACATGAGGCTTCAGAGACGGAAGATTGGAATTGACGACTTCGAGCAATTGACGGTGATTGGTAAAGGTGCTTTTGGTGAGGTATGGAAACATGGTCGAGTCATGCATTAATGTTCCTTCATAAACCTTTTGACTTTTGTAGGGTCTTCTTGTTGCAAAGTTAATAGGTTTATGCATCACTGTTAAGTTCTTAGCGTTTTTGGATAATGTAGGTGAGGTTATGTCGCGCTAAAGATACAGGAGAGATTTTTGCCATgaagaaattgaagaaatcagatATGCTTAGCCGTGGACAGGTACCAATTGTCAAACTTGGCATATATATTATACTTCGATGCGGCGATCTTAATAATCATACTAATCACTGCAGGAAATTAGGAAAAAAGCAACATTCACAATTCATCTGTGTTTTACCCAATTCCTCCATTTAATTAATACTTCCCTAATTACACTGACTGATATTATGATGGTTTAGCTATTGCCTATTGTCATATACTAGTATATGGTAAAAGTTTGAATTAAGCATCGAACATTAGTTGATCTAGCTGGGATGCCTCGCTGCTGATTTGCGTTGCATAGGCATGTGGATGGCTTTTATATTGTTTAGTTTTCTTAATGATTAGCCTGGTGAGTAGGTAGGCGAATTTATTCCAATTTTCAACTCCCAGTGTCTACATACTGCAGATCATCATACTTTCTGGTGTAAAAAtccaaatttttgtttgaaATTCAGTCCAGTAGAAAATAAAGTGCTAGCCAGTACATAGTATCGGCTCAAGGCTGTCTGATTTGTTTTTGTAATCAGCTTATTTTCCTTAGTTGGAGAAGGCATTGTATAATCTCAACAAGCTGCTACTTCCCTATTCCTGCTGTTTCCAGCAGTTCTGTTGTCTAAATTTTATTTAGCTATCATGGAGCTTCCCCCATAACTTTGGATATTGGATTTTAATGGACTTAATTCATTCATTGCAAGCTTAGGGTTCAATTATGCTATAGGTTAAAAATTTCAACACCAAATAGACAAAATATTATCtttagaagaagttattttgACCATCTGGGCTTCTTTTTTACATCATGATATcattcaaactttttttttgtcaaatatcATTCTAATTTAGGTAGAACATGTACGATCTGAGAGGAACTTGCTGGCAGAGGTTGATAGCAGATGTATAGTAAAACTTCATTATTCATTCCAAGATTCGGATTTCCTATATCTCATCATGGAATATTTACCTGGAGGTGACATTATGACATTGTTAATGAGAGAAGATATCCTTTCTGAAGATGTTGCTCGTTTCTACATTGCTGAAAGCATTCTTGCGATCCACTCAATACATCAACACAACTATGTACATAGGTATGGCTATTCCACTATTGTCGAACTGTTGTTCTTGTGATTGGCACAGCCACTTTATTCTGAAGAGGCTATGAGTTGTGAGTAGTGAACACTTAGAAGGTACAACATGACTCACTTGATCTAACAAAGATAAAACACAGTTATCTGAAATCATGAAAAAACAGTGTGCTTACATGTATGCAGCTTACCATATTAACAAGAAATGACGATGTTGATTATAGATAATGCAGTTTATATTAAGCCTGTCAGATTGTAAAGGAATATCTTTATGTATAATCTCGTCAGTTACTTTTATGCTGTTGTAAAATGATTTATATAAAATTATGGTATAGTGGATTGGTCTTCCAAAAATATTAGGAGAATCTTAGGAAAATTACGGCTAATCCTTTATGGTATAGTGG is a window of Lotus japonicus ecotype B-129 chromosome 5, LjGifu_v1.2 DNA encoding:
- the LOC130717552 gene encoding uncharacterized protein LOC130717552, producing MVTRSGANGERNQNPPDGVSPDVLQRIMDDLNDLRQHNQQLQNQLTDLNQTHGLREGDRRMAETVVDFQPFTEEIANTTVPDNLKTLVLDSYYGDIDPKDHLVYFNTKMVIVGASDALKCKMLPSTFKKSAMIWFTTLPSRSIVNFTELSAKFLSQFSTSRAKKVTPATLFNVRQGPNETLQSYMGRFNQLSVHLEDKMPEICIAAFELGLRPGSLNSNLSRKPVETMAQLRVRVQGFIREEQSDQVKKNRPNAAYTGQQQQFEAKRGAVTDQRSKGSAERGDKGCNCRNRYDNRSQFKHHAQPYGTRGYGHSMTWTRNQNDRVTPLAVNLTEALHTCLEANVIRFPRQPKQPTSNNVDKRK